The sequence below is a genomic window from Physeter macrocephalus isolate SW-GA chromosome 19, ASM283717v5, whole genome shotgun sequence.
ATATCCTGACTTCCTGGCTGCCAGCATCCTACTTTTGGCCTCCACCTTCGTCTCCTGCGGAGCCCGTGTCTCCTCCTGGCTCAACCACACCTTATCTGCCATCAGCATGGTCGTCATCCTTTTCATCATCATCCTGGGGTTTGTCCTCGCCCGCCTACACAACTGGGGCGAGGAGGAGGGCGGCTTTGCGCCCTTCGGCTTCTCCGGTATCATGTCCGGCACCGCAACCTGCTTCTACGCCTTCGTGGGCTTTGACGTCATTGCCGCCTCTAGTGAGGAGGCCCGGAACCCGAAGCGAGACGTGCCCCTGGCCATTGCCATCTCGCTTGGCCTCGCGGCCAGCGCCTACATCCTGGTCTCCACTGTGCTCACCCTCATGGTGCCCTGGCACAGCCTGGACCCTAATTCAGCGCTCGCTGACGCCTTTTACCAGCGGGGCTACAGCTGGGCTGGCTACCTCGTGGCGACTGGCTCCATCTGCGGTAAGTGGGGTCCTGCCCTGGCCTTCCGGGGAACACATCTccagctgggcctcagttttaccAGTTGTATAATGGACCCGGGAAGGGGCTAATTATTAGATTCCACCCAGGCTTGTTGGCAGAGACCTACTCACCCCGCTCCCCATTGTACACGGTATGTCGGTCTGGGCGTGTGCTTCCGTGTCTTTTCCTGGACAGAGGTACTCAGCCTTCACCAGATTCCCCAGTGGCCTGTGACCTAAACTGAGGTGTCCCACTCCTGGGTTGGGGGAGTGACAATCTTGCACCCCACAGGCACTCAGGCTCACCCTGAGAGCCCAGACAGACTCGTGCGCGTGCTCCCGAGGTGCCCCAGCCGTGGCCCCTGGGGTGCCTATGTGCCGTGCTGACCAGCCCCCGCCCTCTGCTGCAGCCATGACCACTGTCCTGCTCAACGGTCTCTTCTGCCTTCCCCGCATCATCTACGCCATGGCCGCCGACGGGCTCTTCTTCCAGGCGTTTGCCTACGTGCACCCCCGGACACAGGTGCCTCTGGTAGGCATCCTGGTGTTCGGGGTTCTCACAGCTTTGGTGGCGCTGCTGCTGGACCTTGAGGCATTGGTCCAGTTCCTGTCCATCGGCACACTGCTGGCCTACACCTTCGTGGCCATCAGCATTATCGTGCTGCGATTCCAGAAGGCCCCTCTGTCCAGTTCCCCAAGCCCAGCCAGCCCCCGCCCTGCGGCCAAGGAGTACAACTCCTTCTCAGACCACATAGAGCTGGTGGGCACCGAGCAGGTCCCAGCCCCCGAGCCTGGGCAGCTGCGGCCAGCCCTGAGGCCCTACTTGGGCTTCCTGGATAGGTGCAGCCCTGGAGTGGCCGTGGCTTCAGCGATCTGCGTCCTGGTGGCCTCAGCCATCACCCTGGGCTGCGTGCTGATCTTTGGGGACTCAGCCCTGCACCTCCCTCGCTGGGGCTACATCCTGCTGCTTCTGCTCTGCGGCATCATGTTTCTGCTCAGTCTCCTCGTCCTGGGGGCCCACCAGCAGCAACGCCAGCAGGACACCTTCCAGGTACCTCTCTCTACTCCCAACACCCACTTGCTGTCAGCCCACCAGCTCCCTTCTCCCCCGCGTCCTCCGCTGCAGCGGGATGACCACAGCTCACAGGCTGGGGAGGCAGCATGCACATCCACCTGTGTCTGCGAGCGGGCCCTGGTCTCCAGAATCTCCAGAGGCAGAGAAAGGCTCTGAGGCCTCTAGAGCAGTTGGGCCCTGGGCCAGCAGCCTCTCctacagcccagcccagccctaccGTTGCCCCTTCAGATCCCCATGGTGCCCCTGATTCCATCCCTGAGCATTCTCCTCAACATCTGCCTCATGCTGAAGCTGAGCTACCTGACCTGGGTGCGCTTCTCCATCTGGCTGCTGATCGGTGAGTGGGGGGCCAGGCTGGTGTCCTGGGCCGGCTGCAGGAGGGTGAGAAGGGCGAGCAGGGCTGGGACCTGCCGTTCATGCTCACGCCACCCCTGCAGGACTCTTGGTATATTTCGGCTACGGCATCTGGCACAGCAAGGAGAACCAGCGGGAGCTGCCAGGGGTGACCATCACACGCTATGTGGTTTTCCCTAGCGGCAGCCTGGAGGAGACAGTGCAGGTCGTGCAGCCCCCCAGCCAGGTACCAGCCCAGGAGCCCAGCAGTCCATGAGAGCTGCCTGCCCTCCATCCAAGGCAGCTCCGGTTTGCGGGCCTGCCCACGCTAGGGGGTCCTTCGGACTGTAGTTCAGGGGCCGACCTTCGAGTCTTTGGAGCTGGTGTGGCCAGCGCTCGTGTGGTGGACTCTTTGCGCAGTGCCTTCCAGTTTATGACCAACTCCAGCAACCTGGGCAGGTGGGGTAGGGCGGGTGGGGAAGAAGCCCCAGCCTCAGGGATCCATGATAATAACTGCTTAGCCAGCCATGTGGCCTGTGTCGTGTCCATTGTTCTTTGCGGCACTGAGTCCTCACTTGCCCCCAGGAACCACGCGATTGTCCCCAATGCAAAGCAAAGGTGCAGAAGTTCTGCAAGGGGGAGATGCCAGCCCTGGGACAGCCCTGAGTCGAGGACACTCAGGCCAGTGCCCTCTGCCCTGCTCAGAAGGCGCTATACATACACCCATATGCACCGGGTACAGAGAGGCAGTGTCAGGCTCCCCTCCTCTGGGGGATGGATCCAGACAGAAGTACCCAGGCCCCAAGGAGGCCACCTAGAAAGGGCAGCAGAGTTCGGGGTCCCCTTGGTTTCTCCAGAGCATGGTATGTGCCTGAGGCCTGCCTGGGGAGGCAGAGGCACACTcacacagggacacacacagCTTCAAGCACACATCCACGTGCCCGTGCGGCTACCCTGGGGTGCGCACCGTGTGCAGACTGAGGCAGCAGCTGTTTCCAAGCTCAGACCCTGGTGCTGCTCTCCAGCTGCCCCAGGGGATGGGTGCGCAAGAGCCTGAACCTGCCCCAAGTGCCTTCCAGCCCCCCTGGTCCTTGGGGTGGGGTCCCCAGGCCCACCCAGCACTGTCCACTGGTCTCCCAGGTGGTGCTGTGCCCACCACAGGTACCACTAGCTCCCGTCTCTGCCTGTAAGGAGCACGCAGGAAGCTGCTGTCGACAGGCTTTACTCCCAGACCCTGAAGCCATACGTTAGCTTTCTTTGGGCCCCGTACATGGGACCCCGCCCCAGTAAAGACCTCAGGGCCATGTTCTCTCACCCTGACCTTTGTGGCCTGCCTCCCCAGGGACACTACTCTGGGGATTGAGAGGCAGCAAGGACCCCAAGGCTTTGCTGAGGCTCCAGATGCCAGATGGTTCCAGATGCTAGCCCAGCCTGAACCCCAACCCTGCCATCCCCAGATGGCCCATGTCACTGCCCCGGCAAGCGGCCAGCATGCCTGGTCACCGGGCCCCTGTGAGCAAGCAGCCCCTTGCCTCCCAGGTGGGCACTCCCAAACCCCTGCCACTGCCCTGGGGCCAAGACAGGGTCAGACCCCTGCAGCTAGTCCCTCCCTCACAGCTGTAGGCTCCCTGCAGCATGGGGAGTTCTCCAGCGGGCAGG
It includes:
- the SLC7A4 gene encoding cationic amino acid transporter 4, producing the protein MASGLPSTAGLARFCQKLKRLKPLEEATMETSLQRCLSALDLTLLGVGAMVGSGLYVLTGTVAKEITGPAVIVSFTVAAVASLLAALCYAEFGARVPRTGSAYLFTYVSMGELWAFVIGWNLVLEYVIAGAAVARAWSGYLDAMFDHHIRNFTEAHVGIWQVPLLARYPDFLAASILLLASTFVSCGARVSSWLNHTLSAISMVVILFIIILGFVLARLHNWGEEEGGFAPFGFSGIMSGTATCFYAFVGFDVIAASSEEARNPKRDVPLAIAISLGLAASAYILVSTVLTLMVPWHSLDPNSALADAFYQRGYSWAGYLVATGSICAMTTVLLNGLFCLPRIIYAMAADGLFFQAFAYVHPRTQVPLVGILVFGVLTALVALLLDLEALVQFLSIGTLLAYTFVAISIIVLRFQKAPLSSSPSPASPRPAAKEYNSFSDHIELVGTEQVPAPEPGQLRPALRPYLGFLDRCSPGVAVASAICVLVASAITLGCVLIFGDSALHLPRWGYILLLLLCGIMFLLSLLVLGAHQQQRQQDTFQIPMVPLIPSLSILLNICLMLKLSYLTWVRFSIWLLIGLLVYFGYGIWHSKENQRELPGVTITRYVVFPSGSLEETVQVVQPPSQVPAQEPSSP